One Metamycoplasma canadense DNA segment encodes these proteins:
- the holA gene encoding DNA polymerase III subunit delta codes for MYLIKGEDDYLINKKIEEIIQKESSLSNQQIEIIKFYDFFSLDNLSDALNNEGLFFNKKIIIFKNPFIFNQKNKLSSKLINDFITLIKDNINENEYDNVIIFSQEIFKYDKNFLPSLAFNFIDRNSKIIEIPKISEKNLFSFVFNMIKEKKGKISDRVLISFLSTMPNNLSLIESEINKLLLINKEISQQMVDDNNFSLSNNLEFALHEALLKFENPRNIIKKINEQLQYGIDGNSILLQISSTLANAKNIAILKKMNITNDEISKIINIHPYRVKLHYEFYNKISEKKLNSLIKEISKIDIEFKKGNINADLLIDLILISIIK; via the coding sequence ATGTATTTAATAAAAGGTGAAGATGATTATTTAATAAATAAAAAAATTGAAGAAATAATCCAAAAAGAAAGTTCATTATCAAATCAACAAATTGAAATTATCAAATTTTATGATTTTTTTAGTTTAGATAATCTTTCAGATGCATTAAATAATGAAGGTTTATTCTTCAATAAAAAAATAATAATATTTAAAAATCCTTTTATTTTTAATCAAAAAAATAAATTATCTTCTAAATTAATCAATGATTTTATTACTCTAATAAAAGATAATATAAATGAAAATGAATATGACAATGTTATTATTTTTAGTCAAGAAATTTTTAAATATGATAAAAATTTCTTACCTTCTTTAGCTTTTAATTTTATCGACAGAAACAGTAAAATTATTGAAATACCAAAAATTAGCGAAAAAAACTTATTCTCTTTTGTTTTTAATATGATTAAAGAAAAAAAGGGCAAGATTTCTGATCGTGTTTTAATTTCTTTTCTTTCAACAATGCCAAACAATTTAAGCTTAATTGAATCAGAAATAAATAAATTACTTTTAATAAATAAAGAAATTAGTCAACAAATGGTTGATGATAACAATTTTTCTTTATCTAATAATCTTGAATTTGCTTTGCATGAAGCTTTATTAAAATTTGAAAATCCAAGAAATATTATTAAAAAAATTAATGAACAACTTCAATATGGTATTGACGGAAATAGCATTCTTTTACAGATTTCTTCAACTTTAGCTAATGCAAAAAATATAGCCATTTTAAAGAAAATGAATATAACGAATGACGAAATTTCAAAAATTATTAATATTCATCCATACCGAGTAAAATTGCATTACGAATTTTATAATAAGATATCTGAAAAAAAGCTAAACTCTTTAATTAAAGAAATTTCAAAAATTGATATTGAATTTAAAAAAGGAAATATAAATGCTGATTTACTAATTGATTTAATATTAATAAGCATTATAAAATAA
- a CDS encoding YebC/PmpR family DNA-binding transcriptional regulator, whose product MSGHSKWATTKHHKAAMDSKRAIMFQKFSKEIIVAATIGGPDPDSNPALKLAIAKAKAKSMPKANIEKAISKVSGGSKEGANFQSYLYSGTAFGGVNFVVSCLTDNFNRLASNIKHYFNKYNGQLGKQGTVPYVFDQKGIIEFSSSLASEEEVMMTVLDAGAEDFSVEGDLYVITTQPSEFQKVKQALDEGFNIENYSTAEVTYLPNTETEISQEKAEQLEKFVDLLEDDEDIQEVWHNATFSE is encoded by the coding sequence ATGTCAGGACATTCAAAATGAGCAACAACTAAACACCATAAAGCAGCTATGGATTCTAAGAGAGCAATAATGTTTCAAAAATTTTCAAAAGAAATTATTGTTGCAGCAACAATTGGAGGCCCAGACCCTGATTCAAACCCTGCTTTAAAATTAGCAATAGCTAAAGCTAAAGCTAAATCAATGCCAAAAGCAAATATTGAAAAAGCTATTTCTAAAGTATCAGGAGGATCAAAAGAAGGAGCTAATTTTCAAAGTTATTTATATTCAGGAACAGCATTTGGTGGTGTAAATTTTGTTGTTAGCTGTTTAACAGATAATTTTAATCGTTTAGCTTCAAACATTAAACACTATTTTAATAAATACAACGGCCAACTTGGAAAGCAAGGAACGGTTCCATATGTATTTGATCAAAAAGGTATAATTGAATTTTCAAGTTCTTTAGCTTCAGAAGAAGAAGTTATGATGACTGTCTTGGATGCTGGCGCTGAAGATTTTAGCGTTGAAGGCGACTTGTATGTTATAACTACTCAACCATCAGAATTTCAAAAAGTAAAACAAGCTTTAGATGAAGGATTTAATATTGAAAATTATTCAACCGCAGAAGTAACTTATTTGCCTAATACAGAAACTGAAATTTCGCAAGAAAAAGCTGAACAACTTGAAAAATTTGTTGACTTGTTAGAAGATGATGAAGATATTCAAGAAGTTTGACATAATGCTACTTTTTCTGAATAA
- a CDS encoding restriction endonuclease subunit S, with product MGDIGFASASGVDKKYKTNENEVYLLNYMDVYKKQKITEKNYKKLMVTTASNEQIKTKNIIKGDIFFTPSSETKEDIGHSLCIAETLVNAVYSYHLYRFRPSAEKIDISFSNYFTNTPAVRNQLIFRCQGNQRFVFSINDLINTNVRIPSLKEQSLVGYIFNYFDSLITLHQRKLDKLNINYFDNNIYLIGFKIFKIKMEVKLV from the coding sequence TTGGGTGATATAGGTTTTGCAAGTGCGTCAGGCGTTGATAAAAAATATAAAACTAATGAAAATGAGGTGTATCTTCTTAATTACATGGATGTTTATAAGAAGCAAAAAATAACTGAAAAAAATTATAAAAAATTAATGGTAACAACTGCCTCTAACGAACAAATTAAAACCAAAAACATTATAAAAGGCGATATATTTTTTACCCCGTCTTCTGAAACAAAAGAAGATATAGGACATTCATTGTGTATTGCTGAAACACTTGTAAATGCTGTGTATTCATATCATTTGTATAGATTTAGACCTAGTGCCGAAAAAATTGATATTAGTTTTAGTAATTACTTTACAAACACTCCTGCCGTAAGAAATCAATTGATATTCCGCTGTCAAGGCAATCAGAGATTCGTATTTTCAATTAATGATTTAATTAATACTAATGTCCGTATTCCATCACTAAAAGAGCAATCTCTTGTTGGATATATTTTTAATTATTTTGACTCCCTTATCACCCTTCATCAGCGTAAGCTTGATAAGCTAAATATTAATTATTTTGACAATAATATTTATTTAATAGGTTTTAAAATTTTTAAAATAAAAATGGAAGTAAAGTTAGTTTAA